Proteins from one Candidatus Nitrospira nitrosa genomic window:
- a CDS encoding tetratricopeptide repeat protein, with protein MSGPERNSREPRRRTDPFGSEDWLAQLIRLQDALTLCPTDITSRCELAALLEALGQPEEAFVNWKAVLSTDPNNLTAREGMARCHRKVGRPLQSSL; from the coding sequence ATGTCGGGACCGGAGAGAAACTCACGCGAACCGCGACGCAGGACGGACCCGTTTGGGAGCGAGGACTGGTTGGCACAGCTCATCCGACTTCAGGACGCGCTGACCCTGTGTCCCACAGACATCACCTCGCGCTGTGAGTTGGCGGCATTGCTCGAAGCACTCGGGCAGCCAGAGGAAGCCTTCGTCAATTGGAAAGCAGTTTTGAGCACCGATCCCAACAATCTCACGGCACGAGAGGGAATGGCGCGTTGTCACCGGAAGGTGGGACGGCCGCTTCAATCCAGCCTGTGA
- a CDS encoding hydrogenase: protein MQGLSSIGLQLVDLCSALLLLTCFAIVAQRRLSACVDLFALQSAFLVVTAALVAYLTGNQHIYIAAGLTGIIKVIVIPRVLKKVIDRLNVKRELVMHVNVPTGLLICGGLVMLAFFIAQPIIPLGSLLTRDSLAIALAIVLIGLFTMIARQKAVSQLIGFLVLENGLFLGATAATHGMPLVVELGVFFDVLIATLIAGIYTNRLQDAFDSVDTDRLTVLKE from the coding sequence ATGCAGGGGCTTTCGTCTATTGGATTACAACTGGTCGACCTATGCTCGGCCTTGCTCTTGCTGACCTGTTTCGCGATTGTGGCGCAACGGCGGCTCTCGGCCTGTGTCGACCTGTTCGCCCTGCAGTCGGCCTTTCTCGTCGTCACCGCAGCGCTGGTCGCCTATCTGACGGGAAACCAACACATCTACATTGCGGCGGGACTGACCGGCATCATTAAAGTGATCGTCATTCCTCGAGTCCTCAAGAAAGTCATTGATCGCCTCAACGTCAAACGGGAACTGGTGATGCACGTGAACGTGCCGACCGGTCTATTGATTTGCGGTGGACTGGTCATGTTGGCATTTTTCATCGCGCAGCCGATCATTCCGCTGGGATCACTCCTCACGCGAGATTCTTTAGCCATCGCCCTCGCGATCGTACTCATCGGATTGTTTACGATGATCGCGAGACAAAAGGCGGTCTCCCAACTGATCGGCTTCCTCGTCCTGGAAAACGGGCTGTTTTTGGGTGCCACCGCCGCCACCCATGGCATGCCGTTGGTCGTCGAATTGGGCGTGTTCTTTGATGTGCTCATTGCGACATTGATCGCGGGAATCTATACGAATCGCTTACAAGATGCATTCGACAGTGTGGATACGGACCGACTCACCGTCCTGAAAGAATAG
- the hyfB gene encoding hydrogenase 4 subunit B codes for MLNLLWILLGGYGAGILLPICLRERPESQRLATSVAAIVATSAGIVLGLLGLMSSEPVIASFSSTIPLLTVAIRLDPLSAFFVLTISLVGFATSIYAIGYLRHLERFASTSTLGALFNAYLLCMTFVVLADNGFFFLLIWELMSLLSYFLVVTEHEKAEVRYAGLFYVIMTHIGTAFIVVAFLIFYQSAGSFSFEAFRHPERPLPEGMRTLVFLLMLIGFGTKAGIVPLHVWLPYAHPVAPSHVSAVMSGVMIKTAIYGLIRVYFDFFGGQFPWWWGFVVLFLGATSALLGVMYALMEHDLKRLLAFHSVENIGIILLGIGAGMIFQSYGLKALAALGVLAGLYHTINHALFKALLFLGAGSLLYATHTRNMEEYGGLLRRMPWTGGFFLIGAVSISALPPTNGFVSEWLVFQSLFLSFQIPTVFLKLMLPIAATILALTGVLALACFAKAFGIAFLAQPRSTHARHAEEVPIPMRIGMGILATLCVALGIAPMVVVPLLDRVVAPLTGISITSKVLAIDGWALAPVNVEFSSLSTPVLALMLIVLAMLGLGLAVALGGRLQKRHSKTWGCGINLTPRMEYTATGFVQPIKRVFSTIYQPTVKLETEFLAESRYFAKRRHFEFHIEPIFEKYLYEPLVAFFATLADRLKVIQAGGLHLYLTYIFVTLIALLLLAV; via the coding sequence ATGTTGAATCTGTTATGGATTCTTCTCGGCGGGTATGGGGCCGGGATACTACTTCCCATCTGCCTGCGGGAACGGCCAGAGTCTCAACGTCTCGCGACCAGTGTCGCCGCCATCGTAGCCACCAGTGCTGGTATCGTTTTGGGGCTCCTTGGCCTCATGTCTTCGGAACCCGTCATAGCCTCTTTCTCCTCCACCATCCCTCTGCTCACCGTAGCCATTCGACTCGACCCACTCTCTGCATTCTTCGTCTTGACGATCTCCCTGGTCGGTTTCGCCACGTCGATCTATGCCATCGGATATCTTCGGCATTTAGAGCGGTTTGCATCGACTTCCACGCTCGGAGCGCTCTTTAACGCCTATCTCCTCTGTATGACGTTCGTCGTCCTGGCGGACAACGGATTCTTCTTTTTGCTCATCTGGGAACTGATGTCGCTGTTGTCCTATTTTCTCGTGGTCACTGAGCACGAGAAGGCGGAGGTGCGGTACGCGGGATTGTTCTATGTGATCATGACGCATATCGGAACTGCGTTCATTGTCGTAGCGTTCCTGATCTTCTATCAGAGTGCCGGATCATTCTCCTTTGAAGCCTTCCGGCATCCGGAGCGCCCTTTACCCGAAGGTATGCGAACGCTCGTGTTTCTCTTGATGTTGATCGGGTTCGGCACAAAGGCCGGCATCGTGCCGCTCCATGTGTGGTTGCCCTATGCGCATCCGGTGGCACCGTCTCATGTCTCAGCCGTGATGTCCGGTGTCATGATTAAGACCGCGATCTATGGTCTGATCCGAGTGTATTTTGATTTCTTCGGTGGGCAGTTCCCGTGGTGGTGGGGGTTTGTTGTCCTGTTCCTCGGGGCGACATCTGCGTTACTCGGCGTGATGTACGCGTTGATGGAACATGACCTCAAGAGGCTCCTCGCATTTCATAGTGTGGAAAACATCGGCATCATCCTGTTGGGTATCGGAGCCGGTATGATCTTTCAGTCCTACGGATTGAAAGCACTGGCCGCTCTTGGAGTCCTGGCAGGGCTCTACCATACGATTAATCACGCCCTGTTCAAGGCCTTACTGTTCTTAGGAGCCGGCTCACTGCTCTATGCCACCCATACGCGCAATATGGAAGAGTACGGCGGATTACTTCGGCGTATGCCTTGGACAGGTGGCTTCTTCTTGATCGGGGCTGTATCGATCTCGGCTCTGCCTCCAACAAATGGGTTCGTGAGCGAATGGCTGGTATTCCAAAGTCTCTTTCTGAGCTTTCAAATTCCGACGGTGTTTCTCAAGCTGATGCTGCCGATTGCGGCAACGATCTTGGCCCTCACCGGCGTCCTGGCCCTGGCCTGCTTTGCAAAGGCGTTCGGCATTGCGTTTCTTGCACAGCCACGAAGTACGCACGCCCGTCATGCTGAGGAAGTTCCAATTCCGATGCGCATTGGGATGGGTATCCTGGCCACCCTTTGCGTAGCGTTGGGCATTGCCCCGATGGTGGTGGTGCCGCTGTTGGATCGCGTTGTCGCCCCTCTGACAGGGATATCGATCACAAGCAAGGTCTTGGCGATCGATGGATGGGCGCTGGCCCCGGTGAATGTCGAATTCTCAAGCCTGTCCACGCCGGTACTTGCGTTGATGCTTATCGTGCTGGCGATGTTGGGGTTAGGACTCGCCGTCGCACTCGGAGGTCGTCTGCAAAAACGGCATTCTAAGACGTGGGGCTGTGGGATTAACCTTACACCTCGGATGGAATATACCGCGACCGGTTTCGTCCAGCCGATCAAACGAGTATTCAGTACGATCTATCAGCCGACGGTGAAACTCGAAACGGAGTTTCTTGCCGAGTCACGATACTTCGCCAAACGGCGACACTTTGAATTCCACATTGAACCGATCTTCGAGAAATATCTTTACGAACCCTTAGTGGCATTCTTTGCGACGCTGGCCGACCGCCTGAAAGTCATCCAGGCAGGCGGTCTCCATCTCTACCTGACCTATATATTCGTGACCTTGATCGCCTTGCTGTTGCTCGCGGTGTAG
- a CDS encoding carboxypeptidase regulatory-like domain-containing protein — protein MRYVVLLGLIGVTTAMGSSAWPYTEAIVTDGGQVSGTVRLEGHVPKPKGYNLTTLPDPFYCGRISDGQGWRILQPFNVGPAGAFREVVVYLEGVEKGKPFHEAGTPQIEAKDCLFLPFTTVVRDDQSVTVVNMDPVMHDIQAYETSHLGARVLFNVPLPMNPQHPRNFKDHSEAALYHKHMAGAPTKQLVNLSKGRRIFVMQCGFHAYMESWGVAVTNPYFAKTDEQGRFMITDVPPGAYKLVVWHPYIRTVHEQTVTITPNGSVETTIVVQAPTGRLYANEVLDHDYVRYSVTAEQKNEIEPMIHKQEH, from the coding sequence ATGCGATACGTTGTACTTCTGGGGCTGATCGGGGTGACGACCGCAATGGGCTCCTCCGCCTGGCCTTATACTGAAGCAATCGTCACGGATGGTGGGCAAGTGAGTGGGACCGTCCGGCTCGAGGGCCACGTTCCAAAACCGAAAGGGTATAACCTCACGACCCTGCCGGATCCGTTCTACTGCGGTCGCATTTCCGATGGGCAAGGCTGGCGCATCTTGCAGCCGTTCAATGTGGGGCCGGCCGGTGCATTCCGAGAGGTCGTCGTCTATCTTGAAGGGGTTGAGAAAGGTAAACCGTTTCACGAGGCGGGCACTCCTCAAATCGAGGCGAAGGATTGTCTGTTCCTCCCATTCACGACGGTAGTGCGAGACGACCAATCGGTGACGGTCGTCAACATGGATCCCGTCATGCACGATATTCAGGCCTATGAAACGTCGCACCTGGGCGCACGGGTGTTATTCAACGTGCCGCTCCCGATGAATCCGCAGCACCCCCGCAACTTTAAGGACCATAGCGAGGCGGCGCTGTACCACAAACATATGGCCGGTGCGCCGACGAAGCAATTGGTCAACCTCAGTAAAGGGCGTCGGATCTTCGTCATGCAGTGCGGGTTTCATGCCTACATGGAGAGTTGGGGGGTGGCCGTCACGAATCCCTACTTTGCGAAGACGGACGAACAGGGGCGGTTCATGATTACGGATGTCCCGCCTGGGGCGTATAAATTAGTCGTCTGGCATCCTTACATTCGGACGGTACATGAGCAGACCGTCACCATCACCCCGAACGGAAGCGTGGAAACAACCATCGTGGTGCAAGCACCGACGGGGAGGCTGTATGCCAACGAGGTATTGGATCATGACTATGTCCGGTACAGCGTGACGGCGGAGCAGAAAAATGAGATCGAGCCGATGATTCATAAACAGGAGCACTAA
- a CDS encoding two-component system sensor histidine kinase NtrB, with translation MFRPIPEATLFRRIPYRLIVSVLLLLALVVSVMLLVSLEREKLLLRGFTEGSKAPTELFQALWQSRNDLIVETLLGFLVSAIGIAAAMTFFHYDATRRTLEEVKELARNILQGIPTGVLTVNQEGLVSAMNPAAEMVLNRVSPSLLGNSYDAIFLEADPIRQALDEALRAHRHVSQKDVLYERKDLPPKTIRVSTAELTGDDKKAAGVILQVQDVTEWLGLEQRVRVAEKLAALHTLSAGMAHELRNPLSAMDLNLHLLEEELKEKGTPGQQGWQYLHVLNAECRRLSGILDNFMRFARPGAVGLHDINVQALIEHIRALMQFEAEERHVLLDYTVGKDLPAVLGDDTQISQVLVNIIVNAFHAMPNGGRCHIAAVRREADGKSWVEIAVEDSGVGIPQKELPRLFEPFYTTKSSGTGLGLAIAYRIMQDHGGTIQVSSVPGSGTTVVTRFPLASDHPHHVGVGS, from the coding sequence CTCGCCTTGGTCGTATCCGTCATGTTGCTCGTCAGCCTCGAACGAGAAAAACTCTTGCTTCGAGGATTTACCGAGGGGTCGAAGGCTCCGACAGAACTCTTCCAGGCCCTCTGGCAATCGCGCAACGATCTGATCGTCGAGACTCTTCTCGGCTTCCTCGTCAGTGCGATCGGGATCGCGGCGGCCATGACGTTTTTTCACTATGACGCCACGAGAAGGACCCTGGAAGAAGTCAAGGAACTCGCGCGGAACATTCTCCAGGGCATCCCCACGGGTGTGCTCACGGTTAATCAGGAAGGACTCGTCAGCGCGATGAATCCGGCGGCTGAGATGGTATTGAATCGCGTCTCACCGAGCTTGCTGGGGAACAGCTATGACGCGATATTCCTCGAAGCAGATCCGATCCGACAGGCTCTCGACGAGGCGTTGAGAGCGCACCGACATGTCAGTCAGAAGGACGTCCTCTATGAGCGCAAGGACCTCCCCCCGAAGACCATTCGCGTGAGTACAGCGGAACTGACCGGGGACGATAAGAAGGCTGCGGGCGTGATTCTGCAGGTGCAGGACGTCACCGAATGGCTCGGTCTGGAACAGCGAGTCCGGGTCGCAGAAAAGTTAGCGGCCCTGCATACGCTGTCCGCAGGGATGGCGCATGAGCTGCGCAATCCCTTAAGTGCCATGGATCTGAATTTGCACCTGCTGGAGGAAGAACTCAAGGAGAAGGGAACGCCAGGACAACAAGGTTGGCAATACCTCCACGTCTTGAATGCGGAATGCCGCCGTCTGTCTGGGATTCTGGACAACTTTATGAGGTTCGCGCGCCCAGGCGCGGTAGGCCTGCACGATATCAACGTCCAGGCACTGATCGAACACATCAGGGCCTTGATGCAGTTTGAGGCAGAGGAACGTCATGTTCTGCTTGACTATACTGTGGGAAAGGATTTGCCGGCAGTGTTGGGGGACGACACCCAGATCAGCCAAGTCTTGGTGAACATCATTGTGAATGCGTTTCATGCCATGCCGAACGGTGGGCGCTGTCATATCGCAGCGGTGCGCCGGGAGGCGGATGGGAAATCGTGGGTGGAAATTGCGGTGGAAGACAGCGGCGTCGGGATTCCTCAGAAGGAACTTCCCCGATTATTTGAACCTTTTTACACAACCAAGTCGAGCGGGACGGGGCTCGGTCTTGCCATCGCGTACCGGATTATGCAGGATCATGGCGGCACGATTCAGGTATCGAGCGTACCCGGAAGTGGAACGACGGTGGTGACACGATTTCCCCTCGCGAGTGATCACCCGCACCACGTGGGTGTGGGATCATGA
- a CDS encoding sigma-54-dependent transcriptional regulator — protein MTQAEHILIVDDEVNIRSALVTMLEKKGYHVAGRGTGEEALQHLEEVRADLVITDLRMPGIGGIEFLRRVKEQWPDTVVVIMTAYGSIDTAVEAMRLGAYDYLTKPVDRERLPVVVAKALEHHALAFENKRLRDRLDTRSRFEQMSGESAAMQRVYSLVEMVADRDVTVLLTGESGTGKELVARAIHHKSLRADGPFITVNCGALPENLFESELFGYEKGAFTGAMATKVGRFELADGGTLLLDEVGELSLKSQVDFLRVLETKEFRRLGGTKLIRVDARIIAATNRNLAEAVKQGDFREDLYYRLNVVPLHLPPLRERGDDIPLLVTRFLVECCAQHQRKPKEVSREAMRLLRLYAWPGNIRQLRNLMERLVVTVPDTTLHPMHLPEEIQISKEDHRTMMVTLGTPIEQIERDVISRTLKEVTNHREQAAKLLGISLRTLQYKIKEYGIRD, from the coding sequence ATGACGCAAGCCGAGCATATTCTCATCGTGGACGATGAGGTGAATATTCGGAGTGCGCTGGTAACGATGTTGGAGAAAAAAGGCTATCACGTTGCCGGAAGAGGGACAGGGGAAGAAGCGTTGCAACATCTCGAGGAAGTCCGGGCTGATCTGGTGATCACCGACCTGAGGATGCCCGGGATCGGCGGGATAGAATTCCTCCGTCGCGTTAAAGAGCAATGGCCCGACACGGTCGTCGTTATCATGACGGCGTATGGGTCGATCGATACGGCGGTGGAAGCAATGCGGCTGGGAGCCTATGACTATCTGACCAAACCGGTCGACCGTGAGCGGCTTCCGGTCGTGGTAGCCAAAGCGCTCGAGCACCATGCCCTGGCCTTTGAGAACAAGCGCCTCCGCGACCGTCTCGACACGCGGTCACGATTCGAGCAGATGAGCGGCGAGAGTGCGGCCATGCAACGAGTCTATAGCCTGGTGGAGATGGTGGCAGACCGCGATGTGACTGTCCTGCTCACAGGGGAAAGCGGAACCGGCAAGGAACTAGTCGCGCGCGCGATCCACCATAAGAGCCTGAGAGCCGATGGGCCGTTCATTACCGTCAATTGCGGGGCCTTACCAGAGAATCTTTTCGAGAGCGAATTGTTCGGGTATGAAAAGGGCGCGTTCACCGGCGCCATGGCAACCAAGGTGGGGCGGTTCGAACTGGCAGACGGCGGCACCCTGCTGCTGGACGAAGTCGGCGAACTCTCCCTCAAGTCGCAAGTTGACTTCCTGCGTGTACTGGAAACGAAAGAATTCAGGCGCTTGGGGGGAACGAAGTTGATCAGAGTCGATGCGAGGATCATCGCCGCCACGAATCGCAATTTGGCTGAAGCGGTGAAGCAGGGGGATTTTCGAGAAGATCTTTATTATCGGCTGAACGTCGTGCCGCTCCATCTTCCGCCGCTCCGTGAACGAGGGGACGACATCCCGCTGCTCGTGACACGGTTTCTGGTGGAATGTTGCGCGCAACATCAACGAAAACCCAAGGAAGTTTCTCGGGAGGCCATGCGACTACTTCGATTGTATGCTTGGCCCGGCAACATTCGCCAGCTGAGAAACCTGATGGAGCGATTAGTGGTCACCGTGCCGGATACAACGCTTCACCCAATGCACCTTCCCGAAGAAATCCAGATCAGTAAGGAAGACCACCGCACCATGATGGTGACGCTCGGAACACCGATTGAGCAGATCGAGCGAGACGTGATCAGTCGAACCTTGAAGGAAGTCACCAACCATCGGGAACAGGCCGCAAAGCTGTTAGGGATCAGCTTGAGAACCCTCCAATATAAAATCAAAGAATACGGCATTCGCGACTGA
- a CDS encoding respiratory chain complex I subunit 1 family protein translates to MLQLIILLVAQTTVLLAISPFLVGLIRKVKARLQLRRGASLFQPYADLAKLFHKQPVISTTTSWIFTATPYIVFASILTAGLLVPTFTSQTPMNFAGNIIALVYLLAVGTFFLILAGLDAGSAFGGMGSSREAIVASLTEPAMMLAIFAIALTNGSTNVSTIVHKTALLEGIVTDPSPHLMALAALFIVALAETGRVPVDNPATHLELTMIHEAMLLEYSGRYLALLEWAAGLKLAVFLSLIANVFAPWGIATTVTPAAMGIGLLVYVVKTAALAVVIGVIECMFSKLRLFRVTDLLGVAFILALLGLLFFYILRS, encoded by the coding sequence ATGCTTCAATTGATCATCCTCCTCGTGGCTCAAACAACAGTCTTATTGGCCATCTCCCCGTTTCTCGTGGGGCTCATTCGGAAGGTCAAAGCACGATTGCAATTGCGGCGGGGCGCCAGCCTCTTCCAGCCGTACGCCGATTTGGCGAAGCTCTTCCACAAGCAGCCGGTGATCTCGACCACCACCTCATGGATCTTCACGGCGACGCCGTATATCGTATTTGCCTCAATTTTGACTGCGGGTCTGCTGGTCCCGACGTTCACCTCGCAGACGCCCATGAATTTTGCGGGAAATATCATTGCGCTGGTGTATCTCCTGGCGGTGGGCACGTTTTTCTTGATTCTCGCGGGACTCGATGCTGGGTCGGCCTTTGGCGGGATGGGAAGCAGCCGGGAAGCGATCGTGGCATCGCTGACCGAGCCGGCTATGATGCTCGCGATCTTTGCCATTGCTCTGACGAATGGGTCCACAAATGTGAGCACCATCGTCCATAAAACCGCGCTGTTGGAAGGTATCGTCACGGACCCGTCACCGCATCTCATGGCGTTGGCCGCCCTCTTCATCGTGGCACTCGCCGAGACAGGACGGGTGCCGGTCGACAATCCTGCGACACACCTGGAACTCACCATGATTCATGAAGCAATGCTCCTTGAATACTCAGGGCGCTATCTCGCCTTACTCGAATGGGCAGCCGGGCTGAAACTGGCAGTGTTCCTCTCTTTGATCGCCAACGTCTTCGCGCCATGGGGCATCGCGACGACCGTCACCCCCGCCGCGATGGGAATCGGGCTCCTGGTGTACGTGGTGAAAACCGCGGCACTTGCGGTGGTCATCGGAGTCATCGAATGCATGTTCTCCAAATTGCGGTTATTTCGGGTGACGGATCTGCTGGGCGTGGCGTTCATCCTCGCGCTGCTCGGGTTGCTGTTCTTCTATATTCTTCGGAGCTGA
- a CDS encoding carbon monoxide dehydrogenase beta subunit family protein, giving the protein MKPYEMTLGPEGYLPPSVSERGVVGPSKDEGLVMGKRVPEQQAIDEAARRLFQARNPTIFPGPLVLWAWNQRAIRESEVVRALAEAVPAKLIPMADYRPKYPKIVAEKEINPNHPNLTIWKNKIDVCLFVGVHCHQSNIALKIIRGGTDCFTIALCTFSGDDEAHITIRDLTADTIQRIVDSVYRQKRQRPS; this is encoded by the coding sequence ATGAAACCGTATGAAATGACATTGGGGCCGGAAGGATATCTCCCGCCATCCGTCTCGGAACGAGGTGTCGTAGGCCCCTCGAAGGACGAGGGGCTTGTGATGGGGAAACGGGTCCCTGAACAACAGGCCATCGATGAAGCGGCGCGTCGGCTCTTTCAAGCCAGGAATCCCACGATCTTTCCAGGACCGTTGGTGCTTTGGGCCTGGAACCAGCGGGCCATCCGCGAGTCCGAGGTGGTACGGGCGTTGGCCGAAGCGGTTCCGGCCAAGCTCATCCCGATGGCGGATTACCGACCGAAATATCCGAAGATCGTTGCCGAAAAGGAGATCAATCCGAACCACCCCAATCTGACGATTTGGAAAAATAAGATTGATGTCTGTCTCTTCGTCGGTGTCCACTGCCATCAATCCAATATCGCGCTCAAGATCATTCGTGGAGGCACGGATTGTTTCACAATTGCGCTGTGTACCTTCAGTGGAGACGATGAAGCCCACATCACGATCAGAGATTTGACCGCCGACACGATTCAGCGCATCGTCGATTCCGTGTACCGGCAGAAGCGACAGCGGCCTTCCTAG
- a CDS encoding carbon monoxide dehydrogenase beta subunit family protein gives MNPLHAVTRERVIDVGPAGFHPPSAMELGVTHPDSGFGLCYGQHAPADEVIAESARQLYTRKNPTIFPGPLYLWAWNPDWIAKGQALLRLAAEIPNVMIIPMPDYRPKYPKIDPEEGINPNHPNLTIWHNKIEVALFIGIHCHYANLALRMIRAGTNCLTIAFCHDIHEDAMLSLQDLDVTYMNHVIEIFRAVRKELGVEMPPDGKTVRLTGTQMRANHGVECVHPCPGA, from the coding sequence ATGAATCCATTGCATGCCGTCACGCGTGAACGTGTGATCGATGTCGGTCCGGCCGGATTTCATCCTCCCTCGGCGATGGAATTGGGGGTGACCCATCCTGACTCCGGGTTCGGGTTGTGCTACGGCCAGCATGCGCCGGCCGATGAGGTCATTGCCGAATCAGCGCGGCAATTATATACGCGAAAGAATCCCACGATCTTTCCTGGCCCCTTGTATCTCTGGGCTTGGAATCCCGACTGGATCGCTAAAGGACAGGCCCTGTTGCGGCTCGCCGCCGAAATTCCGAATGTGATGATCATTCCGATGCCGGACTATCGGCCGAAGTATCCCAAGATCGATCCGGAGGAAGGGATCAACCCCAATCATCCAAACCTCACGATCTGGCACAACAAGATCGAGGTTGCCCTGTTCATCGGCATTCATTGCCACTATGCCAACTTGGCGCTGCGCATGATACGAGCCGGAACGAATTGCCTCACGATCGCTTTTTGCCACGACATTCATGAAGACGCGATGCTCAGCCTCCAGGATCTCGATGTGACCTACATGAATCACGTCATCGAGATTTTTCGAGCCGTGCGCAAGGAGCTGGGCGTCGAAATGCCGCCGGACGGGAAGACCGTACGCTTGACCGGCACGCAGATGCGCGCCAACCACGGGGTGGAGTGCGTGCATCCGTGTCCAGGAGCCTGA